The Yoonia sp. SS1-5 genome contains a region encoding:
- the hslV gene encoding ATP-dependent protease subunit HslV has protein sequence MAKEEFPGWHGTTIIGVRKGGKVVIAGDGQVSLGQTVIKGTARKVRRLSPGGQDVIAGFAGSTADAFTLLERLEKKLEATPGQLARASVELAKDWRTDKYLQKLEAMLIVSDGTDLFVITGAGDVLEPEHDVTAIGSGGNYALAAGRAMMDGDLDAEQVARKAMAIAADICVYTNGNLTVETIG, from the coding sequence ATGGCCAAAGAAGAATTCCCGGGCTGGCACGGCACAACGATTATCGGTGTGCGCAAGGGCGGCAAGGTTGTGATCGCGGGTGACGGACAGGTCAGCCTTGGCCAAACCGTGATCAAGGGCACCGCCCGCAAGGTCCGCAGGCTATCACCCGGCGGACAGGACGTGATCGCCGGTTTTGCCGGATCAACCGCCGACGCATTCACATTGCTTGAGCGGTTGGAAAAAAAGCTGGAGGCAACACCCGGTCAGCTTGCCCGCGCATCCGTTGAGCTGGCCAAGGACTGGCGGACGGACAAGTACCTTCAAAAGCTGGAGGCAATGTTGATTGTCAGTGACGGCACGGACCTGTTTGTGATTACAGGGGCCGGCGACGTGCTGGAGCCCGAGCATGACGTGACCGCAATCGGATCAGGCGGGAACTACGCGCTGGCCGCGGGCCGCGCGATGATGGATGGGGATCTGGATGCAGAACAGGTGGCGCGCAAGGCGATGGCGATTGCCGCTGATATCTGCGTGTATACCAACGGCAATCTGACTGTAGAGACAATCGGTTAA
- a CDS encoding DM13 domain-containing protein, with protein MDRRSFLVAAIATTAMPAFAGGHGRLGTFTGVNNHVVTGTAEIAGNQVNLLDDFTFDGAPDPKIALGKDGDYDPATLMGKLENYNGASSFTIPDGINPDDYNEVWVWCERFSVGLGVAPIG; from the coding sequence ATGGACAGACGCTCATTCCTCGTTGCGGCCATCGCAACAACCGCCATGCCCGCATTCGCCGGTGGTCATGGCCGTCTCGGTACATTTACCGGCGTAAACAACCACGTGGTGACTGGCACCGCTGAAATTGCGGGCAACCAGGTCAACCTGCTGGATGATTTCACCTTTGACGGTGCCCCTGATCCAAAAATCGCGCTGGGCAAGGATGGTGACTATGACCCGGCAACCCTGATGGGCAAGCTGGAAAACTATAATGGTGCATCCAGTTTTACCATTCCCGACGGCATCAATCCTGACGACTATAACGAAGTCTGGGTCTGGTGCGAGCGTTTCAGCGTCGGTCTGGGCGTTGCACCAATCGGTTAA